A window of the Tenebrio molitor chromosome 1, icTenMoli1.1, whole genome shotgun sequence genome harbors these coding sequences:
- the Lar gene encoding tyrosine-protein phosphatase Lar isoform X6 codes for MMTLPALLTGAPVLAIIVLATAGQVLSNGNYSDFPYIQYLTHPPEITMKPRNLQVKAGGIAAFYCAARGDPLPVIQWKKNGKRVSGSQTRYQVKEFPDGVSLLRIEPVKAGRDDANYECVAENGVGDAVNADATLVVFEVDKLPPGFPQITQSPTTNKVVEIGHNAVLTCAATGNPPPKITWLKNMLPINTSNNPRYSIRDEMPGALQIRDSEEKDHGKYECVAENAIGTDYSKSALLYVKVRRVPPQFSIPPQPLNEVMLGASLNLSCVAVGSPMPFVKWRKGLTQDITPEDKLPIGKNTLELTNIQESANYTCIAASALGVIESVAQVKVQSLPGPPTNIRVSEITATSVRLTWSYNGAEDLQYYVIQFKPKYANQAYSEISGIITMYYTIRSLSPYTEYEMYVIAVNNIGRGPPSTPAYVITGETEPGSSPRNVQVRPLSSSTMVIQWDEPETANGQVTGYKVYYTTNSQLSMAQWESQVVDNNQLTTINELTPHTIYTIRVQAFTSVGPGPLSAPVHVKTQQGVPSQPSNLMASDIGETAVTLQWSKPTHSGENIVNYELYWNDTYAKEKHHRRIPISESYTLTGLYPNTLYYVWLAARSQRGEGATTPPIPVRTKQYVPGAPPSNVTGEAVSPTAIRVIWDPPPANRSNGNIVYYKLQYVEADRSDSEASEVRLNATRFVLDELKRWTTYRIWVLAGTSVGDGPSSFPITVRTHEDGTFPGNPQDVKVTPINSTTIKVEWKPPHPKERNGIIMGYHVHVQETKEEGKNFLNDPMKFDVFGDAELELNVTGLQPDTTYSIQVAALTRKGDGDRSTPVNVRTPGGVPNRPALTIKIIEREPTVTIELEWTRPSQTYGELKGYRLRYGVKDHELKNVDLKGTHTNTYRINDLERGVEYEFRVAGQNHIGIGQEAIKYMHTPEGPPTGPPANITYRFQTPDVVCVTWDPPTREHRNGQIVKYDIQFHKKSDHSNVIVRNVSHTKAVFTNLEENTEYVFHVKAYTNQGAGPNSEKFTIETAHDIGRAPMSVKAVATSDSSVEVWWEPIPSRGKIQGYQIFYTMTAVEDLDEWQQKSVDVTGSADLVNLEKYAQYAIAVAARLKTGLGRLSEKVTVKVKPEDVPLNLRAHEVSTHSMTLTWSPPIRLNPIKYKISFDAIKEFVDSQGITQTQKIERSEIMLNDDVRSYTINNLSPFTTYNVNVSAIPTDHSYRPPTKITVTTQMAAPQPMVKPDFYGVVNGEEIHVILPQASEEYGPISHYFLVVVPEDKSQANKNPDQFLTNTLIENKEKAMANPNLPYIAAKFPQRNIPYTFHLGTGEDDDGFTNYKLQRGRRYRIFVRAVVDTPQKHLYTSSPFSEYLSLDMREVPAGDPPVRPNPNDPTDNDVKVSSQRKDVGVLWIIGPIIAALTLSLIFVIVFIYRKRRQPCKTPDQTAVTRPLIPADLNSSIAPSDPVEMRRLNFQTPAMISHPPIPISELASHIERLKANDNMKFSQEYESIEPGQQFTWDHSNMDVNKPKNRYANVIAYDHSRVILPPEESILGSDYINANYCDGYRKHNAYVATQGPLQETFADFWRMCWELKTATIVMMTKLEERTRIKCDQYWPTRASETYGSMSVTITEVQELATYCIRTFQIHKVGFCERREVKQLQFTAWPDHGVPDHPAPFLQFLRRVRNLNPPNSGPIVVHCSAGVGRTGCFIVIDSMLERMRHEKTVDIYGHVTCLRAQRNYMVQTEDQYIFIHDALVEAVICGQTEVPARSLQSHIQKLMQLEPGENVTGMEHEFKKLGNIKTDSSRFVTANLPCNKHKNRLVHILPYESTRVCLAPMRGIEGSDYVNASFIDGYRYRKAYIATQGPLVDTTDDLWRMLWEHNSTIIVMLTKLKEMGREKCHQYWPSDRSVRYQCFVVDPIAEYNMPQYILREFKVTDAREGSSRTVRQFQFTDWPEQGVPKYGDGFIDFIGQVHKTKEQFGQDGPITVHCSAGVGRTGVFITLSIALERMQYEGVVDIFQTARILRTQRPAMVQTEDQYQFCYRAALEYLGSFDHYTN; via the exons TCGACAAGCTGCCCCCGGGCTTCCCCCAGATCACCCAGTCGCCCACGACCAACAAAGTCGTCGAGATCGGTCACAACGCGGTGCTGACGTGTGCCGCCACCGGAAACCCACCGCCCAAGATCACGTGGTTGAAGAACATGCTCCCGATCAACACCAGCAACAACCCACGGTACTCCATAAGGGACGAGATGCCAG GTGCCCTCCAAATCCGAGACAGCGAAGAAAAGGATCACGGCAAGTACGAATGCGTTGCGGAAAACGCAATCGGCACCGACTACTCCAAGTCGGCTTTGCTTTATGTTAAAg TACGTCGTGTTCCCCCCCAATTTTCGATACCGCCCCAGCCGCTGAACGAGGTGATGTTGGGTGCCAGCCTGAACTTGAGTTGCGTGGCCGTCGGCTCGCCGATGCCTTTCGTCAAGTGGCGCAAGGGCCTCACCCAAGATATTACTCCGGAAGACAAGTTGCCCATCGGGAAGAACACTTTGGAACTAACTAATATCCAGGAGTCTGCTAATTATACTTGTATAGCCGCTAGCGCGTTGGGGGTTATCGAATCTGTTGCTCAGGTTAAAGTACAAT CATTACCGGGACCACCGACCAATATTAGAGTGTCAGAAATCACGGCGACTTCCGTCAGGCTGACTTGGTCCTACAACGGAGCCGAGGATCTTCAGTATTACGTCATTCAGTTCAAGCCAAAATATGCCAATCAAGCCTACAGCGAGATATCAGGAATCATTACCATGTATTATACGATTAGAAGCCTTAGTCCCTACACCGAATACGAGATGTACGTCATAGCCGTCAACAACATAGGCAGAGGACCTCCGAGCACGCCGGCGTACGTTATTACAGGAGAAACAG AACCCGGATCGTCGCCGAGGAATGTTCAGGTGCGCCCCCTCAGTTCTAGCACCATGGTGATACAGTGGGACGAACCGGAGACGGCAAACGGACAAGTTACC GGATACAAAGTGTACTACACGACCAACTCGCAACTATCGATGGCCCAGTGGGAATCCCAAGTCGTCGACAACAATCAACTAACAACAATAAACGAGCTGACCCCGCACACGATTTACACCATCCGAGTCCAGGCGTTCACGTCGGTGGGGCCCGGACCCCTCAGCGCCCCCGTCCACGTCAAAACCCAGCAAG GCGTGCCTAGCCAACCGAGCAACCTCATGGCGTCGGATATCGGCGAGACCGCCGTCACCCTGCAGTGGAGCAAACCGACGCATTCCGGGGAAAACATCGTCAATTACGAGCTCTACTGGAATGACACCTACGCCAAGGAGAAGCACCACCGCCGCATACCTATATCCGAATCCTACACTCTGACCGGCCTCTATCCGAACACGCTGTACTACGTGTGGTTGGCGGCGAGATCGCAACGCGGAGAGGGCGCCACCACGCCGCCCATCCCAGTCAGAACGAAGCAGTACG TACCGGGCGCACCGCCCAGCAACGTTACCGGCGAGGCGGTAAGTCCCACTGCCATCCGAGTCATCTGGGATCCACCCCCTGCTAACCGCAGCAACGGAAACATTGTATACTACAAGCTACAGTATGTCGAAGCAGATAGATCAGATAGCGAAGCCTCAGAAGTTAGATTGAACGCTACTAGATTTGTGCTTGACGAACTAAAAAGGTGGACCACTTACCGAATTTGGGTCCTGGCCGGCACCTCAGTCGGAGACGGACCCAGCTCGTTCCCGATCACCGTGCGAACCCATGAAGATGGTACGT TTCCCGGCAACCCGCAGGACGTTAAAGTCACCCCCATAAACTCCACCACGATCAAAGTCGAATGGAAACCGCCCCATCCGAAGGAGCGAAACGGCATTATCATGGGTTACCACGTCCACGTACAGGAGACCAAAGAAGAA GGCAAGAATTTCCTCAACGATCCGATGAAGTTCGACGTTTTCGGCGACGCCGAACTGGAACTGAACGTGACCGGCTTGCAACCGGACACGACCTACTCCATTCAAGTGGCCGCCCTCACCAGGAAGGGGGACGGCGACAGGAGCACGCCCGTCAACGTGCGCACCCCAGGAGGGGTGCCCAACAGGCCCGCGCTGACCATTAA GATAATCGAGCGCGAGCCCACCGTCACCATCGAGCTGGAGTGGACGCGGCCGTCGCAGACCTACGGAGAGCTGAAAGGCTACAGGCTGAGGTACGGAGTGAAGGACCACGAACTGAAGAACGTCGATCTGAAAG GAACCCACACCAACACCTACCGCATCAACGACCTGGAGCGCGGCGTCGAATACGAGTTCCGCGTCGCCGGTCAGAACCACATCGGGATCGGCCAGGAAGCCATAAAGTACATGCACACGCCCGAAGGACCCCCGACCGGACCCCCCGCCAACATCACGTACAGGTTCCAGACGCCCGACGTGGTCTGCGTGACATGGGACCCCCCGACTCGCGAACACCGCAACGGCCAAATCGTCAAGTACGACATCCAGTTCCACAAGAAGTCCGACCACAGCAACGTGATCGTGCGCAACGTCTCGCACACGAAGGCGGTCTTCACCAACCTGGAAGAGAACACCGAGTACGTCTTCCACGTGAAGGCGTACACGAACCAGGGCGCCGGACCCAACAGCGAGAAGTTCACCATCGAGACGGCTCACGACATCGGCAGAGCCCCCATGAGCGTGAAAGCGGTGGCCACGTCGGATTCGAGCGTCGAGGTGTGGTGGGAACCCATACCTTCGCGGGGGAAGATCCAAGGCTACCAGATTTTCTACACCATGACGGCCGTCGAGGATCTCGACGAGTGGCAGCAGAAATCGGTAGACGTGACCGGCTCCGCCGACCTGGTAAACCTGGAGAAGTACGCACAATACGCCATCGCCGTGGCGGCCAGGTTGAAAACCGGCCTGGGGAGGCTGTCGGAGAAGGTCACCGTGAAGGTCAAACCGGAGGACGTGCCGTTAAACTTGAGAGCTCACGAGGTGTCCACCCACTCGATGACTCTAACCTGGTCGCCTCCGATCCGCTTGAACCCCATCAAGTACAAGATTTCCTTCGACGCCATCAAGGAGTTCGTCGACTCGCAGGGAATAACGCAGACGCAAAAGATCGAACGTTCCGAAATCATGCTCAACGACGACGTTCGATCTTACACCATCAACAATCTGTCACCGTTCACCACGTACAACGTGAACGTGAGCGCCATCCCCACGGACCACTCGTACCGACCCCCCACGAAAATCACGGTGACGACGCAGATGGCAGCTCCGCAACCCATGGTCAAGCCGGATTTCTACGGTGTGGTCAACGGCGAAGAGATCCACGTGATCTTGCCCCAGGCGTCGGAAGAGTACGGGCCGATCAGCCACTATTTCCTGGTGGTGGTGCCCGAAGACAAGAGCCAAGCGAACAAGAATCCGGATCAGTTTTTGACCAACACCTTGATCGAAAACAAGGAGAAAGCCATGGCAAACCCGAATCTGCCCTACATTGCGGCTAAATTCCCTCAGCGGAACATACCCTACACTTTCCATCTGGGAACGGGGGAAGATGACGACGGATTCACCAATTACAAGCTGCAGAGGGGGCGTCGATACAGGATTTTCGTGCGGGCAGTGGTGGACACGCCCCAGAAACACCTCTACACCAGCAGTCCCTTCTCCGAGTATTTGTCCCTCGACATGAGGGAAGTCCCGGCTGGTGACCCTCCTGTGCGACCCAATCCCAACGACCCCACCGACAACGACGTCAAAGTGAGCTCGCAGCGCAAAGATGTCGGCGTTTTGTGGATAATCGGACCCATAATCGCCGCCCTCACCTTGTCTCTCATCTTCGTGATTGTCTTCATCTACCGAAAGCGGCGGCAACCGTGCAAGACTCCGGATCAGACGGCCGTGACGCGTCCCCTGATCCCCGCAGATCTGAACAGCAGCATCGCGCCCAGCGACCCCGTGGAGATGAGACGCTTGAACTTCCAAACTCCCGCGATGATCTCCCATCCGCCGATCCCCATCTCGGAGTTGGCCAGTCACATCGAGCGCCTCAAGGCCAACGACAACATGAAGTTCTCCCAGGAGTACGAGAGCATCGAGCCGGGCCAGCAGTTCACCTGGGACCACTCCAATATGGACGTCAACAAGCCGAAGAATCGCTACGCCAACGTGATCGCTTACGACCACAGCCGCGTCATCCTGCCGCCCGAGGAAAGCATCCTCGGCAGCGACTACATCAACGCCAACTACTGCGACGGCTACCGCAAGCACAACGCGTACGTGGCGACCCAGGGGCCGCTGCAGGAGACCTTCGCGGACTTCTGGCGGATGTGCTGGGAACTGAAGACGGCCACCATAGTGATGATGACCAAGCTGGAGGAGCGCACCAGGATCAAGTGCGACCAGTACTGGCCGACTCGCGCGTCCGAGACTTACGGCAGCATGTCCGTCACGATAACGGAAGTGCAAGAACTGGCGACCTACTGCATCAGGACCTTCCAGATCCACAAGGTGGGCTTCTGCGAGCGTCGCGAGGTCAAGCAGCTGCAGTTCACCGCCTGGCCCGACCACGGCGTCCCCGACCACCCGGCCCCGTTCTTGCAGTTCTTGCGGAGAGTGCGCAACCTCAACCCGCCCAACTCCGGCCCCATCGTCGTCCACTGCTCGGCCGGCGTCGGCCGCACCGGCTGCTTCATCGTCATCGATTCCATGCTGGAGAGGATGCGCCACGAGAAGACGGTCGACATCTACGGCCACGTGACGTGTCTGCGCGCCCAGCGGAACTACATGGTCCAGACCGAAGACCAGTACATATTCATCCACGACGCGCTGGTCGAGGCCGTCATCTGCGGACAGACCGAGGTGCCGGCGAGGAGCCTCCAGTCTCACATCCAGAAGCTGATGCAGCTGGAACCCGGGGAGAACGTGACGGGGATGGAGCACGAGTTCAAGAAGCTGGGGAACATCAAGACTGACTCGTCGCGATTCGTAACGGCGAATTTACCGTGCAATAAACACAAGAATCGATTGGTACATATCTTGCCCTACGAAAGTACGAGGGTATGCTTGGCCCCCATGCGGGGCATAGAGGGGTCGGACTACGTCAACGCGAGCTTCATCGACGGCTATCGGTACAGGAAGGCGTACATCGCGACGCAAGGACCGCTCGTTGACACCACCGACGACCTGTGGAGGATGCTGTGGGAGCACAACTCGACCATCATCGTCATGCTGACCAAGCTCAAGGAGATGGGAAGG gAAAAATGCCACCAGTACTGGCCCAGCGACCGCTCTGTCCGTTACCAATGCTTCGTCGTAGACCCCATCGCCGAGTACAACATGCCGCAGTACATCCTCCGCGAGTTCAAAGTGACGGACGCTAGGGAAGGCTCGTCGCGCACCGTCAGACAGTTCCAGTTTACCGACTGGCCGGAACAAGGCGTTCCCAAATACGGCGACGGATTCATCGATTTCATCGGACAAGTCCACAAGACTAAAGAACAGTTCGGTCAAGACGGTCCGATCACGGTCCACTGCAG TGCCGGGGTTGGCAGAACTGGAGTTTTCATCACGCTGAGTATAGCTTTGGAAAGAATGCAGTACGAAGGAGTCGTCGACATATTCCAAACGGCGAGGATTTTACGCACGCAAAGACCTGCCATGGTCCAAACCGAG GACCAATATCAATTTTGCTATCGAGCTGCTTTGGAATATTTGGGCTCCTTTGATCACTACACCAACTGA